Below is a window of Paraburkholderia kururiensis DNA.
AGCTCAAGTACGTGGTGATTACGAGCGTGGACCGCGACGATCTGCGCGACGGCGGTGCCGGCCATTTTGTGGAATGCATCCGCGAAGTGCGCGCGCACTCGCCGGAAACCCGCATCGAGATTCTCACGCCGGACTTCCGCGGCCGCCTGGACCGGGCGCTGTCTATCCTGAATGCCGCGCCGCCCGACGTGATGAACCACAACCTCGAAACCGTGCCGCGTCTCTACAAGGAGGCTCGCCCGGGCTCGGACTACGCTCACTCGCTCAAGCTGCTGAAGGACTTCAAGGCGCTGCATCCGGACGTCGCGACAAAGTCGGGTTTGATGGTGGGGCTTGGCGAGACCGAGGAGGAAATTCTCCAGGTGATGCGCGACCTGCGCGCGCACGACGTCGACATGCTGACGATCGGTCAGTACCTGCAACCTTCCGAGCACCATCTGCCGGTGCGCGCATATGTGCATCCCGACACGTTCAAGATGTACGAAGAAGAAGCTTACAAGATGGGCTTCACGCACGCGGCAGTGGGCGCGATGGTGCGGTCGAGCTATCACGCCGACCTGCAGGCGCACGGCGCAGGCGTGGTGTGATTCGTCGGCGAGGCGTTTCTTTCGCGAGAGCCAAGTGCTTGCGGGAGCTTTCCTGCGACGGCGATCATGCTCGCGCTCGCTTGTGACAATAGTTGACTTTGGAGTCCCGCCCGCTCGCCTAAGATTGATCTGTGGGTGCCGCAACTGACCGTTTGTCGGTGCCCACGGGCCTGCAAGGGTCTCCGACTTCTCCTTCGCATGCCTTCCCGCCACCGGGAAGGCATTTTTTTTGCCCGCTCGCTTTTTCGCTCGAGCCGGCTTCTGTTCTTCTCCCCGTTTTCTTTGCTCTCGTGTTGCGCGCGTGCTCTTGTGTGCGTGCAGCCGTCGTTGTTTCCGGAAAGCCGGATAGGGCCCGTCCGGATTTCCGGAAACCCGGACGGATGTTTGCTGGTCTTCCAAAAAACATTAATGAAATCAGTGGCATAAAGCCGTTACGCAACTGGCATCGCCCTTGCAAAGAAGAGTTGCGGCCGCAACGGCCTCACAACTAAAGCAAGGAGACAACCGATGCTCAAAACCCCTTCCCGGTACTTCTGAATCGTCGTCTTGTCGCGGCCTATGCGCTGCGTCCCGACGAGCCTTCATGCACCCGTACGCGACGCGGCGGCCGGCCATCGGCTCCCCATGTGCAGCAACACCCGCAGGAACCATCGTGAAGAAACCCTTTTATAAAGTGCTCTACGTCCAGGTGATCGCCGCGATCGTCATCGGCATCGTTCTTGGACATTATTCGCCGGCGCTCGCCATCGACATGAAGCCGCTCGGCGACGCGTTCATCAAGCTCATCAAGATGGTGATCGGCCCGATCATCTTCTGCACCGTCGTGACCGGCATCGCCGGCATGCAGGACATGAAGAAGGTCGGTCGCGTGGGCGGCAAGGCGCTGCTGTACTTCGAGATCGTCTCGACGTTCGCGCTCCTCATCGGTCTGATTGCGACGCACGTGCTCAAGCCGGGCGTTGGCTTCAACGTGGATCCGGCGACGCTGGACGGCAAGGCGGTTGCGTCCTTCGCTGAAAAGGCGCATGGCCAGAGCACGGTCGACTTCCTGATGCACATCATCCCCGACACGTTCTTCTCGGCGTTCGCTCAGGGTGAAATTCTGCAGATCCTGCTGATCGCGCTGCTGTTCGGCAGCGTGCTCGCCACGCTCGGTGAGCGCGGCCGCGTGGTGACGGACTTCATCGAAGGCATTTCGAACGTTCTGTTCGGCGTGGTGCGTATCGTCACGAAGCTCGCGCCCATCGGTGCGTTCGGCGCGATGGCCTTCACGATCGGCAAGTACGGCGTGGGCTCGCTGCTGCCGCTTCTGAAGCTGATCGGCACGTTCTATCTGACGGCCGCCGTGTTCGTGATCGTGGTGCTCGGCATCATCGCGCGCGCCGTGGGCTTCAACATCTTCCGCTTCGTCAGCTACATCAAGGAAGAACTGCTGATCGTGCTGGGCACGAGTTCGTCGGAGGCGGCGCTGCCGCAACTCATGCAGAAGCTCG
It encodes the following:
- the lipA gene encoding lipoyl synthase — its product is MTDATANLAGTPAPDAAAPAPYDATAKQKAQAKTARIPIKVVPIEKLKKPEWIRVKAATGSSRFYEIKQILREHNLHTVCEEASCPNIGECFGKGTATFMIMGDKCTRRCPFCDVGHGRPDPLDPEEPANLARTIAALKLKYVVITSVDRDDLRDGGAGHFVECIREVRAHSPETRIEILTPDFRGRLDRALSILNAAPPDVMNHNLETVPRLYKEARPGSDYAHSLKLLKDFKALHPDVATKSGLMVGLGETEEEILQVMRDLRAHDVDMLTIGQYLQPSEHHLPVRAYVHPDTFKMYEEEAYKMGFTHAAVGAMVRSSYHADLQAHGAGVV
- a CDS encoding dicarboxylate/amino acid:cation symporter translates to MVKKPFYKVLYVQVIAAIVIGIVLGHYSPALAIDMKPLGDAFIKLIKMVIGPIIFCTVVTGIAGMQDMKKVGRVGGKALLYFEIVSTFALLIGLIATHVLKPGVGFNVDPATLDGKAVASFAEKAHGQSTVDFLMHIIPDTFFSAFAQGEILQILLIALLFGSVLATLGERGRVVTDFIEGISNVLFGVVRIVTKLAPIGAFGAMAFTIGKYGVGSLLPLLKLIGTFYLTAAVFVIVVLGIIARAVGFNIFRFVSYIKEELLIVLGTSSSEAALPQLMQKLEKLGCSRSVVGLVVPTGYSFNLDGTNIYMTMAVLFIAQATNTDLTLTQQLTLLAVTMLTSKGASGVTGAGFITLAATLAVVPTIPLSGMVLILGIDRFMSECRALTNIIGNGVATVVVSAWEKELDRSKLRAGLLGEVAVSETAGA